The Hypanus sabinus isolate sHypSab1 chromosome 5, sHypSab1.hap1, whole genome shotgun sequence genome has a segment encoding these proteins:
- the LOC132393835 gene encoding uncharacterized protein LOC132393835: MLPLSKLLNSPVLFTLYTSDFQYNSESCHVPKFADDTPIVGCVRNGQEEEYRKLIQDFEIWCDSNYLRLNITKTKEMAVDFRRPRPHMEPVIINGECVEQVKTYKYLGVQLDEKLDWTANTDALCRKAQSRLYFLRRLASFNVSSEMLKMFYQSVVESALFFVVVCWGGSIKKRDASRLNKLVRKAGFSWAQNWRVWHWWQSRGR; this comes from the exons ATGTTGCCATTAAGCAAG TTACTAAACTCTCCGGTCCttttcaccctgtacacatcagacttccaatataactcggagtcctgccatgtgcccaagttcgctgatgacacgcccatagtggggtgtgtcaggaatggtcaggaggaagagtataggaaactgatacaggactttgagATATGGTGcgactcaaactacctgcgtctcaatatcaccaagaccaaggagatggcggtggactttaggagacctcggcctcatatggagccagtgatcattaatggagaatgtgtggagcaggttaagacctacaagtatctgggagtgcagttagatgagaagctagactggactgccaacacagatgccctgtgcaggaaagcacagagtcgactgtacttcctcagaaggctggcgtcattcaatgttagtagtgagatgctgaagatgttctatcagtcagttgtggagagcgccctcttctttgtggtggtgtgctggggaggcagcattaagaagagggacgcctcacgtcttaataagctggtaaggaaggcgggtttctcgtgggcacagaactggagagtatggcATTGGTGGCAGAgcagagggcgctga